The genomic segment GCGTGACCGACACCGCCGCTACGGCCGCGCCGAAGCGGACTGCCTCCTCGATCGCCATGCGCCGCATCAACGCTACGGCCATGCCGCCGTTGAAGGCATCGCCGGCGGCGGTGGAGTCGACTACCTTTACCTTGAAGCTTGGAACCATGCGGCGGAGGCCATCGCGAGTGGCGATGAATGCGCCGCGGGCTCCCATTTTGATGATGACGTTGGCGGGTCCCTTGGCGAGGAGATCTTCGGCACATTCGCGCGCGGCGGACTGGTTGAGGTCGCGATTAGGGATGCCGCGCAGGGCGCACGCTTCAGTTTCGTTAGGTGTGAGATAGGTGACCTGGCGCAGAATTTTGCGCGACAACGCCCGCGCGGGAGCGGGATCGAGCATAAGAGGAACCTGGAGGCGCTGGGCGAGGTCGCACAGGTGCTCCACGGTTTCGAGCGGTGTTTCAAGCTGAGTAAGGATGATGCCGGCGGAGCGAAGCTGTGGAAGGCTGGCGTCGAGATCGTGCGGGGTCAGTGTTCCGTTGGCACCTGGAATGACGGTGATGCTGTTCTGGCCTTTGCGGTCGACGGAGATCAGCGCGACGCCGGAGGCTGTTCCGGCAGCCGTACCTACGGAGCGCACGTTCACACCGGCTTCGCGCAGGCCCTGGCGCAGTCGCTTCCCGAAGTCGTCATCGCCGACTTTGGCGATCATGCTGACTGGGTGACCGAGGCGGCCGACGGCGACCGCCTGATTGGCTCCCTTGCCGCCGTGAAACGTCTGGAAGCTGTCTCCGGTCAGCGTCTCGCCGGGCGCGGGGATTCTCTTAGCGGTTGAAACTAGGTCGAGGTTCACGCTTCCGACTACTACGATGGGACGGCTCATATAGGCACCTAGAAACTCACGATGGGGG from the Occallatibacter riparius genome contains:
- the rbsK gene encoding ribokinase, whose translation is MSRPIVVVGSVNLDLVSTAKRIPAPGETLTGDSFQTFHGGKGANQAVAVGRLGHPVSMIAKVGDDDFGKRLRQGLREAGVNVRSVGTAAGTASGVALISVDRKGQNSITVIPGANGTLTPHDLDASLPQLRSAGIILTQLETPLETVEHLCDLAQRLQVPLMLDPAPARALSRKILRQVTYLTPNETEACALRGIPNRDLNQSAARECAEDLLAKGPANVIIKMGARGAFIATRDGLRRMVPSFKVKVVDSTAAGDAFNGGMAVALMRRMAIEEAVRFGAAVAAVSVTRAGAQPAMPTEAEVNTLLQAH